In Saccharomyces paradoxus chromosome IV, complete sequence, the DNA window ATATGAACTAGGGACTTTAATTATTGGTTTTTTGGTTACTGCTAGTTCAAGAGTCTACGAGAGTATTTCGTGCTTGAAACTGTTTTTGATATAAAATGGGAGCCAAGACGTCAAAACTTTCCAAAGATGACCTGACATGTTTGAAACAATCCACGTATTTTGATAGAAGAGAAATCCAGCAATGGCACAAAGGGTTCTTGAGGGATTGTCCTAGTGGTCAACTAGCCAGGGAAGATTTTGTTAAGATATATAAACAATTTTTCCCATTTGGTTCTCCTGAGGATTTTGCTAATCACCTTTTCACAGTTTTTGATAAGGACAACAATGGATTCATACATTTTGAAGAGTTTATTACAGTTTTAAGTACGACATCCAGGGGAACTATGGAAGAAAAGCTGAGTTGGGCTTTCGAGCTGTATGATTTGAACCATGACGGATATATTACCTTCGATGAAATGCTAACTATTGTGGCGAGTGTTTATAAAATGATGGGATCTATGGTTACACtgaatgatgatgaagcCACGCCTGAGTTAAGGGTAAAGAAGATCTTCAAGTTGATGGATAAGAATGAAGATGGTTACATTACGCTCGACGAATTCCGAGAAGGTTCTAAAGTTGATCCATCTATTATTGGTGCCTTAAACCTGTACGACGGGTTAATATGAAAGCCTTATTTCGCTTCTAATGGGTCGAATATTATAACAGTAGAAGTAATTTTATGATAATTTacgtaaaaaaagagaatttaataatactaataataatgataatagtAATACTAATAACATTAACGATTATCGGggaacgaaaaaaaaattaatgaaaaaaatgtgaatGATTGTTGGTAAGTAAGGGATAAGGTCTATTCATACGTCTCATCCaagaaggagaaaataTCAGAATCTTGAGttttaaataaattaaCTATTGAAATTCCAATTGAATATGGAATCTCTTGAGTATCTCTAGAATGTGTTATCGGTTTCATTTCATTGGATGGTATTAAAAACCTTTTTAAAGATCTGTTATTTACATCACGCACGATCACCCATCTTACTTTAAAGGCTTTGCCATATTTCTGTTCGTCTTCCCAAATACTGGTGTCCAAATCCATTTTCAAATCGGACACCATTTCTGCAACGCCGCAGAATCTTCCTGAAGTGttgatagaaaaaaatagaaacaCTTTGGCTCCCGAATTGAGCGTTTTATACGCTTCAGATAGCCTTTTGTTACCGAAGTGAGTGGACGACCAGATTCCGTTGTAGAATGATCTTTTGACATGTTTCAAAGAGGAGGACTTTATTACAAAAAACCTTGAGTTTTCTGGAATGTTTAACCAAGGAGGAATAATTGCAgaacttttccttttatgGAACTCGTTGAAAGCTTGATCTTTGGTTAACTGTTGAAAAGACCTTGGTTTGGATACATATTCTTTATAATAGTTATTATTGCCGTTTTCAGATTGGTAATAAGCTCTAGAGGAAGGAAGGTGCCGATTCAGGTTCGAGTTTGCCAATGGAACATTATTGATTTGGTGCGTGTAGTTTTTATCGACAATCTCTCCcttattttccttcttaTTGGTATCATTTGGCCCTGTGATGCTTTCCTTTGGCTTTGGGTTTGTCTGTACTTCTATGTGAGTTCTCTCCAAAGAATGAATCAACCCATCTAGTTCTCTTAAAGAGTCTTCAATTGTTCTGTCATTTctcttattttctttccattcAGAATtaagataaaaatttgaggGACCCGTAGACCAAATTTGATTCATTTCTCAAGCACAAAGCAATACTTACGTCACACCAGCCGtgaataaaaatgtttcCTTTCCTAATCAATCAGTAATGGAATGCACAGTCTAGAAACTCTTCTTTAGGGTTTATAACGagaaatcaaatttttgaggAAAGGATTGTggctatatatatatacaaatatataaatatatatatacatatatcaCAAAAGGCTAGCAAAAGGATTAGCCGCCAATATACATCGTGTGAGGTGATCTTAACTGGAGAAACGGGTAGCGACTTCATGTCTATTTTTGGTTGCTAAGGCCAACGCTATTAATTCTCTTGTAACCAAAGTGCAATGGTAACAACAGTTTCTTAGATTCTTCCATGGATACGGAAGCATTGGCCAATTATTTGCTACGGCAGCTAAGCTTAGATGTGGAGGAGAATAAGCTAGAAAATCTCCTTCAGCGGCAAAATGGGGATGAAGAGCTCAGTCAAGAATATAACAAGAAACTATTATTAGCATGTGGATTTCAGGCCATTTTGAGGAAAATCCTGGTAGATGCTAGGGCAAGGGCAGCCGCAGAAGGCCTGAGGGAAGTGTATCCTTATCATGTCGAGGCTGCGACGCAGGCCTTTTTGGACAGTCAATGAAAGGATATCTCTAAGCCTCCTTatcatatattcttttgttcGTAATAGCAAGCAACTGCGTTTTTATAGACaggaaaaatcaaaatacCTCTGatcttttattatatacatGTTATGTAACAAGGCGCCACTTAGCACctaaaaaatatgattaGCGTTCCGTAAGCTGAAGACCATTTTCAACGCATCGAGTGGTGCGTCTTTATTCATAACAAATAGTCCTTGCAACTGGGCGGTGCTTACAGTAATATCCAATTCTTTAACGCTCTTTACAAATTTCTTGCATATGTCAGTTTCGCCTGGGTAAAACTTCAtaaacattttttccacttGATATGGAGTTGCATTACCAACAAAGACTTTGTAGTCAATACGACCTGGCCTCATTATGGCCGCGTCTAGTTTTTCAGGATGATTAGTAGTCATAAAAGTAATCGTTTCTTCAGAAGATGTGACGCCATCCAAGGCATTCAGTAAACCACTAAATGTTACGCTAGAATGAAAGCCTTGTTCACCGCTTTGACTTCTTTTGTTAAATGCCGCATCAATATCTTCCAATAACAGTATGCTTCTTTCTGGCATGTTATTCATTAAATGGTTTAGTCTATCATCCGTTAAATTATTTTCGGAAAGGTTTAAAATACAAATGTTGTAGTCTAGTTCGCCGGCTAAAGCCTGGATAAAACTCGTCTTACCAGATCCGGGAGGACCATACAGCAAATAACCTCTACGATATGGGATGCCCCTGTCAGAATACCatttgccatttttcataaaatcATAAACGTCATCAAGAATGCCCTCTTTGATGCCACTGTCCAGAATGACGGAAGGTAGCATCCTTTTGGCTTTTGGTTGACCAAACTTTCTCCATTCAGGGCCGAAAGAAGTGTAAATAACAGTCTTGCCTTCAGTAGTCTTCAAAGCTATGTCTTTAGCCTCGTttaaaatatcatcaaatAAACGCTTGTCACGGTACAGAGTAGTTAGTGTTACGGTCTCAAATGGCGACCCGTTGGCGATATCTATCATTTTTGCGGacctttctcttttgatcAGGATGAAAGCACCCTTATAACGAATCCAATGATTACCTGGACCTGGAACCAGTGAAAACTTTGTACTGACTGATCCATTGTCATGTTGTATGTAATTAGTTCTTACGGATAAGTGTCTAGAGACCCTTTGAGGGTGTTTAGCCATCCATGTCAAAAACCAGGCATATGATTTGTCCTTGGATTGAATTTCTAAATCGACAATCATCTGTCGGTATAACACCCTACTGGCCTTTATTATACCGGATCTAGCTACAGCTAAACCTGTGCCAAGAATCATAAGCCCACCGCCGGCAGCGAAATAGGGATTGCTTGCCATAGCATCTCCTACcagttttgaaagtttACTCCGGACTGTGTCATTATCAATTTTACTTATTGGCGGAGTAATCACACCGCTTAGATCTGGAGTAGCCTGTTTATCATATTGTATGTCAATCGGCTTATCCGACATTGTTAATTGAGGATACACTCCATCTTTTTTCCGAATCGTAACTTGGCACGTCTATAGCGTTGCATATACAGGAAAGGTAAAAATCTTTGCTTATACTATTTACATCGATTTTTCTGCACTCTAAGGGTAACTCAGCCGAGGTATAATCCGAAGAGCAGTAAGTTACAGTTCGAAAGCAACATGAAAGAAAACACAAGGCTTTTTGCTTTGTCATAGTCTTTAGCTACTACTCCCGTTAATTCATTTAGCaaaattttccttctttcttttgccttctttctttttccttcttatCTTATTACTTTGTTAAGATGTACTTTGTTCAGATAAGACACCTTTCTTCGCAAATAAATCGCAAGACAGTGTCCATTGTTGGGTCGGGGCCTTCCGGCTTTTACACGGCATATCATTTACTTAAGAAGTCGCCAGTTCCATTGAATGTTACTCTATGGGAAAAGTTGCCTGTTCCTTTTGGTTTAAGTAGATATGGTGTGGCACCTGATCACCCAGAAGTCAAAAATTGTGAAGGAACGTTCACTACATGTGCAGAAGAGTTTTCTTCCCCTACGGATCAAAAGCataaattttcctttgttggCGGCGTAAccattggaaaagaaatactgTTAAAGACTTTGCTGGATAATCAAGATGCTGTTATTTTAAGTTATGGTTGTACAGGTGACAGAAAGCTGAATATCCCTGGCGAATTAAGAACGAAGGGGGTATTTAGTAGTAGAGAATTTGTCAATTGGTACAATGGCCATCCTGATTTCGCAAAGGATAAGCGATTTACTGATTTTGATTGGAGCAAGGTTTCGAAAGTTGGTATTATAGGAAATGGTAACGTCGCTCTTGATATAACGCGTGTACTAATTTCTAATCGAATTGATGAGATATGGAAGAATACGGACATCTCATCTCTTGCActaaattttttaagaAGGGCACCTGTAAAAGACGTTAAGCTAATTGCACGAAGGGATTTTGTTCATTCTAAATTCACCAACAAAGAATTAAGAGAACTATGGGAGTTAGAAAAGTATGGTATACGGGGTCGCATAGAttctaaatttttccagAAAGAAATGTTCGATTTGTCTAAGTACGACCGTGCATTCAATAGGCGAGTAGAGATGTGTAGTGAATATCTCAAGCCATTTGATGAGCGctcgaagaaaaactacaaaaaGGCACCTCCTCCAAGCAGCGGATATAACAAGTTCTGGGAATTGGATTATCTAAAGACTCCCCTGGAGATTAATAGAGATGATTTTGGTTCAATCAAATCGTTGAGTTTGTGTAACAACCAAATACATGAAGATAACACTTTACAACCTTTGAAGGATACGAATAATATCATGACATATCAGATAGACCTGTTGGTTACATCATTGGGATATGCAGGAGTTCCCATGCCTGAATTCTCTAATTTATCCATCGGATTTGATAAAGACCATATAGCTAATAAACATGGTCGTGTTTTAACTACTAGTGGTGAAACATTCCCACATTTGTATGCATCTGGTTGGATCCGTAAGGGTAGCCAGGGTGTAATTGCCTCGACAATGCAAGATGCTTTTGAAGTGGGGGACAGAGTAATACAAGACTTGGCGGTTAGCGGAGCGCTGTCCTCAGAGAAGTCCATCGATCTCTCCAACGTCAAGCATACCACATGGGAGGACTGGGAAAGAATCAACAAGAAGGAGTTGCTTCGGGGCCAAAAGGAGCATAAAGCTCGATCAAAGTTTTTGACTTTTAAAGGATTGTGGAGCGGCGTAGAAGGCATATAGAATAGATTTTGTTAATAGATTTCTAACACTTCATGTAAATGTAAATTGTAAAACAGTTGATCTTATGACGGTAAGAACCAATCACATCGAAGGATTTCTTCCTTGTAGTGAGTATCCCGCGCGTGGTCCTCGGGGAGATAGAACGAGAAACTTCAACTGCGTGATAGCGAGAGAATAAGTAGTTCGCTCCCTCATTTTTGATTATAAAGAAAGGATTCATCTTCTAAGGCAAGAAAAGACGTTGTTGAGATTGCATCCAGAAACTTTCATTTAAAGACTTTCCTGAAAGGAGTGGAcgccaaaagaaataatgatttttaAACGTGCAGTATCTACATTGATTCCTCCAAAAGTGGTGTCTTCCAAGAACATAGGTTCAGCACCAAATGCTAAGCGCATTGCCAATGTTGTTCACTTTTACAAGTCTTTACCTCAAGGGCCAGCACCAGCCGTTAAGGCTAACACCAGATTGGGTAGATACAAGACCAAGTATTTTGATGGGGATAACGCCAGCGGTAAGCCGTTGTGGCACTTTGCTCTAGGTATTATTGCCTTCGGTTATTCCATGGAGTATTACTTTCATTTGAGACATCATAAAGGTGCGGAAGAGCATTGAACATGGAGTTTTGCTTTTGTAGAAAATCTTTATTTTAAGCCTTTTTAAGCCAAACATacgaagagaaaagaaaaaccagtaaaccaaaaaattttcagagCGAAGTTAAAAGGAGTACGTAAGTGATAGAACAAATTTCCACTGTTGTTGTATGTCTATAGGGAAGCTCTGTCACTTTTTGgctcttccttttcatttttctttagtAGGCATAAAAAAACGAGACGGAGAGTAAAACTTTACAATATATATTCATAAAAAttcattaagaaaaaagtacaaTTGTTCGATCCTTTTCgatatatatgtatatatatatgagtGTGTGTGTTTGTTCGCATACGTGCTAAACTCACAAAGGCAACTCTATGTCAACTCAGCTTGCCCATTCCTATTTATTGATTCATTGGAGGAGGCGAGTCTTATATTTTTAGTTCACTGATATACATAACCTGCGTGCCCCTTAAAAAGACATCGTTATTAAACTTGTTTAGTAGGTTATTCTTATTACTTTCGTAATGTTCGGTAGCACTCGATAGAGCAACATTCATGAAACCATCAATAGATTCCAATCTTCCGCTATAGATTAAGCCCGAGGCAAGTTTGACGTTTACTGTCTTGCCGATAATATCAGAGAGAAATTCCGTAGTAACGCTGCCCTCTGTAGAAGCTTTTCCTGACATTGTTAATTTTCTCTGCTTGTTATGCCTATGCTATGCGATGTCATATTTTCTGGTTAATACGGCGTCTTGTGCATAATTGAATGTGTTGTTACAACGTTGCTTATTTGGCATTGTACACGAGGAGGTTGCCCCCGGGTAAAGTGTTTAATATAGAAATACCATATGGAACCAGCTAAAGGTTAAGGCTCACAGCAGTAGGAACATttgttttccatttctaACTTGGTGAATTAGCCACTGTGATATTCAGTTCACGCTCCTTTAATTGTGATTCATCCAATGTTTAGCTTCAGTAACTGTTGATTTTACTGATTAACGCACGTCAATTTAGTTTCCCATTCGGGTAAACAGTATGAGGTCgagaaatgaaaattggCATTCCCTGGAGAATGTTAGCCAAAAGCTAAGGCAACTACCCTGGTAATTAACATTTTGGTTCTGCATACTTGGCGTTTTTAATTctcatttttattattgagACTTCACCATACTTCTAACAAATTGAAGTATAACCTAGCATTTCAAGGCCTAGgagattttgatgaaaaaatatgccAGTTGACCCTATTAATAATCAACCGCCTTCGTGTGTGAGATGCAACAAATCAATCGCATCTAGCCAGGTATACGAGTTAGAAAGTAAAAAGTGGCATGACCAATGCTTTACATGCTACAAATgtaacaaaaaattgaatgcagattctgattttttggttctAGATATAGGTACATTAATTTGCTACGACTGCTCAGATAAATGTACAAGCTGTGGAGACAAAATAGACGACACGGCAATTATACTGCCCTCCTCAAACGAGGCCTACTGTTCTAATTGTTTTAGATGTTGTAGGTGCAGCAAGCGTATAAAAAACTTGAAGTACGCAAAGACAAAACGAGGACTATGTTGTATGGATTGTCACGAGaagttgttgaaaaagaaacagcTATTACTAGAAAAGCAAACAAAAGATTCGCCGAGAGATGATTTTTCCATGAAGCTTCCCGAAAGATCAGTTAAAAGGCCTTTGTCGCCCACCAGAATGAATGGTAAATCAAATGTCAGTATAAATAACGCCGCGATAAACCAGAACCTTGTAGGCTCGCATGAAGGACAACAGCTCACTCCACAAGTTTTAGTCTCACAAGAAAGAGATGAATCATCGTCGAATGTAagtaatgataatgacaacAGCAATGATGGGGAGGAAAGATCTTCCCACGCAAGGACAGTTTCTATTGACGACATTCTGAATTCTACTTTGGAACACGATAGTAATAGTATTGAAGAGCAGAGTTTGGTGGATAATGAGGACTACGTCAATAAAATGGGTGAAGATGTGACTTATAGGCTGTTAAAGCCTCACAGAGCTAATCAGAATTCTACAGTGGTAAAGGATCCTAAAACTCCGAATTCGAACTCCAATGCAAATAGATTCTATTCAATATATGATAAAGAAGAGACTGACAGAGACGATGCTGACGGTAAAGAGAATGAAGGCATAGTCAATACACCCAGAAATAGCACTGATAAAATCACAAGTCCTTTGAACAGCCCTATGGCTGTGCAAATGAACGAAGAAGTCGAGCCTCCTCATGGATTAGCATTAAATTTATCAGATACtagcaaagaaaacaacaaactCCCTCAAGGTATGCAAACGTTAACTTCCAAATCCATGAATCATATTTCCCCTGTTGCAAGAACAGATACTGTGGAAATGAAATCGTCTACATCTTCATTTACATTGCGTGTGTCTGATAATGGAAGTTCCAGTAGACCTCAAACATCAGACAACTTACAGGCGCACAAAAAAGTAGCGCCGTCACCAAACAAAAAGCTTTCAAgatcattttctttaaagtccaaaaattttgttcaCAACCTGAAAAGTAAAACCTCGGAAATGCTGGACTCAAAGCATCCTCATCATAATGCTTCAATACAGGAATCGGACACTCATTCTGGCTGGGGTGTTTCCTCTACTCATACAAACataagaaaatcaaaaaccaaaaaaaatccagtATCAAGAGGCCAAAGTGACAGTACGATATATAATACTATACCACAACATGATAATTTTACGGTGCCAGAGTTTAATCACAAAAAAGCGCAAAGCAGCCTTGGAAATATACccaaaaagcaaaattctAACGACTTGGCCGCTAACAGACGTATAAATGGCTCGTTTCCAAGTTCAAGCTCGGGGCAGCATATAGCGATGTTCCGTACGCCGCCTTTAGAATCAGGCCCCTTGTTCAAGAGACCATCTCTGTCGTCTGAATCCACACACCACAGATCTTCTAGCTTACAGACATCAAGATCCACCAACGCATTGTTGGAAGACGATTCCACGAAAGTGGATGCTACCGATGAAAATGCCACAAGTTTGGAAAAGGATTTTTACTTTACAGAGTTGACTTTAAGGAAGTTAAAATTAGACGTGAGGGAACTAGAAGGcacgaagaaaaaattgttgcAAGACGTGGAAAATCTTAGATTAGCGAAAGAGAGACTGTTAAATGATGTTGACTATTTGACAAGAGAGAAGGACAAACAATCGGCATCGTCCCGGGAGTCCTtggaacaaaaagaaaacaatgtAACAGTAATTGGAGTAAAGTCACCAAATGCAAATTCCGACAGAAAAGGGAGCATATCTAATGCCAGTCCTAAACCACGATTCTGGAAAATATTTTCCAGCGCTAAAGACCACCAGCCAGGCGACCTGGAATCTCAGCAGCGTTCGCCAAATTCATCTTCAAGTGGAATGACAAATATGGCCCagaaagaaatatcaaCACCCAAATTAATTCGGGCACACGATGAGTTGCCTTCACCAGGTAAAGCACCACTATCACCAAGCCCAAAGAAATTAGATTATACCCCTGATGGTTCGCATTTATATGGATCATCACTACAAGCTCGGTGTGCGTATGAAAGAAGTACTGTTCCAATGATTATTGAGTGCTGCATTGACCACATTGAAACAGATGATGTAGGACTGAACATGGAAGGCTTATACAGGAAGTCGGGCTCGCAAACTTTGGTTGAGgagattgaaaatgaattcGCTCAGAATAATTCTTTACATGGTGATAGGTTGAGTCCCAAATTGAACGCTTTACTGAATCAAGATATTCATGCAGTTGCCAGCGTATTAAAACGATATTTGAGAAAACTACCAGATCCagttttatcattttccatATACGATCCCTTGATAGATCTAGTTAGAAGTAATCAACTAATTGAAAGGCTACCATTAAACAGCGGCGACTTCCTGGATTCGCCACAGAAAATGACTTTTTATGAAACGGTCCTCAAAAACCTGcatgaaattttcaatattctACCCGTAGAGCATCAGGAAGTGCTGAAGGTGTTGGCAGCACATATCGACAAAGTGCGAAGGTACAGTGAAAGGAATTTGATGAACTTACATAATTTATCGTTAGTTTTTGCACCAAGTCTAATCCACGACCTTGACGGTGAAAAGGATATTGTGGACATGAAGGAGAGGAATTATGTTGTGGAATTTATACTCGGGAACTATAGAGACATATTTAAGCAGACATAATATAGATctgcaaaaaataaataaacataGGATAgattaaataaaaaaaatcgtatggaaaagaataaagcaGGACATCGCTCAATGTATATTCGTTAGCTCAGAGTGTGAAAAGGTGGcaacttttttgtttccaacCCGCAACAAGTGTTCAATTGTAGTGAAGTCTCTTCTCGGTAAATTTCTATACTTCCCAAATTCTTCATGAATATAATTCACAAAATTGGTttgattttcctttggTTTTGTATGGGCCGTCCGTATGGAAGCCCTGTAGAGGTGTAGGACCTCCTTTTGTAACCCGCTTAGTCTCTTAGGCATATTCTTGGTATTGcgcttcttcttcttattGTGTATTTAAGTTATATAgtttttgttgaagatgatttggagaatccccttttttcttcggCTTTGCTAGGTTGACATTCGCCAATTTTAATAAAGTTTAAACTGGTTCGTTCCCCGAAGACCAAGAAAAGTAGGAAAGAAAGCTTAGAACAACGTCTCAGCCGAAGTTCGACTCTTGTACACCTTAGGTAGCTTCCTTTGATAGCCTATATGATGTTTGAAGTAGTCTTCCTACACTGCTTGAACCTTTGCGCACCTTCTCCAAAAGTGTCGGTTACCTACCGAGGGGATAACCGTGGATAGCCGCCATTTGCCGAGATTGCAGAGGTAATATTGAGTGTTTGCCGTGCTTTTGTGCGGCGGAGATTTGATGGCTTCGGTAAGTGACGGTACGTAATAGGTTAGTGGCATCTTATTTATTGTGTTGAATAAAGTTTAAGATATAAACTGGACTTGATTGCGCCGACATTTCAGCAACAGCTCAAgtctaatttttttctccccAGGTGCTGTctatatttatttttatataaaacaTAATAAACTAATCAGTACTCTCAGCTTAATACACAATACAAGTTGACCTACCTTCTGTGAAGTTTATTTAAgagataacaaaaaaaatcctctAAACATGGCACCTGTTACAATTGAGAAATTCGTGAATCAAGAAGAACCGCATCTTGTTTCCAATCATTCACCAACAATTCCGTTTGGTGAATACATATTTAAAAGATTACTGTCCATCGGTACGAAGTCTGTTTTTGGTGTTCCCGGTGATTTCAACCTATCACTATTAGAATATCTATATTCGCCCGATGTTGAATCAGCTGGTCTGAGATGGGTCGGCACCTGTAATGAACTAAATGCTGCTTATGCTGCTGATGGGTATTCTCGTTATTCTAATAAGATTGGCTGTTTAATCACCACGTATGGCGTGGGTGAGCTGAGCGCCCTGAATGGTATAGCCGGCTCATTTGCTGAAAATGTCAAAGTTTTGCACATTGTTGGTGTGGCCAAGTCCATAGATTCGCGTTCGAATAATTTTAGAGATCGGAATCTGCATCATTTGGTCCCACAGTTACATGATTCAAATTTTAAAGGGCCAAATCATAAAGTATATCATGATATGATAAAAGATAGAGTTGCTTGCTCGGTGGCTTACCTGGAAGACATTGAAACTGCATGTGACCGACTCGATGATGTTATCCGCGACATTTATAAATATTCTAAACCTGGTTATCTTTTTGTTCCTGCAGATTTTGCGGATATGTCGGTTGCATGTGATAATTTGGTTGATATTCCACATATATCTCAACAGGACTGTATAGTATACCCTTCTGAAACTCAATTGTTCGACATAATCGACAAGATTACTAGTTGGGTATATTCCAGTAAAACACCTGCGATCCTTGGAGACGTACTAACGGATAGATATGATGTGAGTAACATTCTGAACCAACTTATCTACAAAACTGGgatttggaatttttcCACTGTTATGGGAAAATCTGTAATTGATGAATCAAACCCAACTTATATGGGTCAGTATAACGGTAAGGAAGGTTTGAAACAAGTCTATGAACATTTTGAACTATGCGACTTGGTCTTACATTTTGGAGTTGACATCAACGAAATCAACAATGGACATTATACCTTTACTTACAAACCAAATGCTAAAATTATTCAGTTTCATCCGAATTATATTCGCTTCGTTGACACTAAACATGGTAATGagcaaatttttgaaggaatCAACTTTGCACCTGTTTTAAAGGAACTGTACAAACGCATTGACGTTTCcagattttctttgcaataTGATTCAAATGTAACTCCATATACGAACGAAACAATGCAATTAAAAGATCCTACCAATGATCAATCAAGCATTATTACACAAGTTCACTTACAAAAGACGATGCCTGGATTTCTGAACCCTGGTGATGTTGTAGTTTGTGAAACTGgctcttttcaattctcTGTTCGTGATTTCGCATTCCCTACGCAACTAAAATATATATCACAaggtttttttctttccattgGCATGGCTCTTCCCGCGGCTCTAGGTGTTGGGATTGCCATGCAAGATCATTTAAACGCACACATCGATGGTGGTAACATAAACGAGGGCTACAAGCCAAGACTAATTTTGTTTGAAGGTGACGGTGCTGCACAGATGACAATCCAAGAACTGAGCACCATTCTGAAGTGCAATATTCCACTAGAAATTATCATTTGGAACAATAACGGTTACACTATTGAAAGAGCCATCATGGGTCCTACCAGGTCCTATAACGATATTATGTCTTGGAAATGGACCAAATTATTTGAAGCATTCGGAGACTTCGATGGGAAGTACACCAGCAGCACTGTCATTGAGTGTCCCTCCAAATTAGCACTGAAGCTGAAAGAGCTTAGGAATTCAAACAGAAGAGACCGGATAGAACTTTTAGAAGTCAAATTAGGTGTATTGGACTTCCCCGAACAGCTAAAGTGCATGGTGGAAGCGGCTGCactcaaaagaaataaaaaataagaacTTGTAGTCACAACTATAAAACAGTACCATTTACGATTTGTTTATTGTTTATCTATACATAAAAAAGCTCTACATGACTATATTTACGAAGTAAGTTCATATATTAAACCTGCCTCTATCATTATTACTGTAAGCGTTCCCTATCCTGTGCACCAGCGGTTTTTTCGCGACGATGCAGGGGCGGGGCGGCGTGTTGTTTTTCCACAGCTTTCGACTCACCAACTGAATTACTATAAAAGGCCGCCAAATTTTTCCTCGGCTACTTTTTCCgtttgtcttttttctgTCATTTTTCTCCTTGCATTGTGCATTATCTTTT includes these proteins:
- the FRQ1 gene encoding frequenin (N-myristoylated calcium-binding protein~similar to YDR373W), which produces MGAKTSKLSKDDLTCLKQSTYFDRREIQQWHKGFLRDCPSGQLAREDFVKIYKQFFPFGSPEDFANHLFTVFDKDNNGFIHFEEFITVLSTTSRGTMEEKLSWAFELYDLNHDGYITFDEMLTIVASVYKMMGSMVTLNDDEATPELRVKKIFKLMDKNEDGYITLDEFREGSKVDPSIIGALNLYDGLI
- the PHO92 gene encoding mRNA-binding phosphate metabolism regulator (Posttranscriptional regulator of phosphate metabolism~similar to YDR374C), translating into MNQIWSTGPSNFYLNSEWKENKRNDRTIEDSLRELDGLIHSLERTHIEVQTNPKPKESITGPNDTNKKENKGEIVDKNYTHQINNVPLANSNLNRHLPSSRAYYQSENGNNNYYKEYVSKPRSFQQLTKDQAFNEFHKRKSSAIIPPWLNIPENSRFFVIKSSSLKHVKRSFYNGIWSSTHFGNKRLSEAYKTLNSGAKVFLFFSINTSGRFCGVAEMVSDLKMDLDTSIWEDEQKYGKAFKVRWVIVRDVNNRSLKRFLIPSNEMKPITHSRDTQEIPYSIGISIVNLFKTQDSDIFSFLDETYE
- the WIP1 gene encoding Wip1p (similar to YDR374W), whose amino-acid sequence is MDTEALANYLLRQLSLDVEENKLENLLQRQNGDEELSQEYNKKLLLACGFQAILRKILVDARARAAAEGLREVYPYHVEAATQAFLDSQ
- the BCS1 gene encoding bifunctional AAA family ATPase chaperone/translocase BCS1 (Protein translocase and chaperone required for Complex III assembly~similar to YDR375C), encoding MSDKPIDIQYDKQATPDLSGVITPPISKIDNDTVRSKLSKLVGDAMASNPYFAAGGGLMILGTGLAVARSGIIKASRVLYRQMIVDLEIQSKDKSYAWFLTWMAKHPQRVSRHLSVRTNYIQHDNGSVSTKFSLVPGPGNHWIRYKGAFILIKRERSAKMIDIANGSPFETVTLTTLYRDKRLFDDILNEAKDIALKTTEGKTVIYTSFGPEWRKFGQPKAKRMLPSVILDSGIKEGILDDVYDFMKNGKWYSDRGIPYRRGYLLYGPPGSGKTSFIQALAGELDYNICILNLSENNLTDDRLNHLMNNMPERSILLLEDIDAAFNKRSQSGEQGFHSSVTFSGLLNALDGVTSSEETITFMTTNHPEKLDAAIMRPGRIDYKVFVGNATPYQVEKMFMKFYPGETDICKKFVKSVKELDITVSTAQLQGLFVMNKDAPLDALKMVFSLRNANHIF
- the ARH1 gene encoding NADPH-adrenodoxin reductase (Oxidoreductase of the mitochondrial inner membrane~similar to YDR376W), producing MYFVQIRHLSSQINRKTVSIVGSGPSGFYTAYHLLKKSPVPLNVTLWEKLPVPFGLSRYGVAPDHPEVKNCEGTFTTCAEEFSSPTDQKHKFSFVGGVTIGKEILLKTLLDNQDAVILSYGCTGDRKLNIPGELRTKGVFSSREFVNWYNGHPDFAKDKRFTDFDWSKVSKVGIIGNGNVALDITRVLISNRIDEIWKNTDISSLALNFLRRAPVKDVKLIARRDFVHSKFTNKELRELWELEKYGIRGRIDSKFFQKEMFDLSKYDRAFNRRVEMCSEYLKPFDERSKKNYKKAPPPSSGYNKFWELDYLKTPLEINRDDFGSIKSLSLCNNQIHEDNTLQPLKDTNNIMTYQIDLLVTSLGYAGVPMPEFSNLSIGFDKDHIANKHGRVLTTSGETFPHLYASGWIRKGSQGVIASTMQDAFEVGDRVIQDLAVSGALSSEKSIDLSNVKHTTWEDWERINKKELLRGQKEHKARSKFLTFKGLWSGVEGI